The following is a genomic window from Nicotiana tabacum cultivar K326 chromosome 3, ASM71507v2, whole genome shotgun sequence.
CGCGATCAAATGTCGCATCTGCACGCACGCAAGTGCGTTacaaaaatccgcttctgcggtcttcctcacCCAGCTCTCACCTCACATCTACGATGACcctgccgcttttgcggctccacacctgcgcccatggctccgcaggtgcggttacaccagaaccTCTGCCACCAGCCTtagccaaaatttccaaaatgctcCAAACCTCGAGGCCAAAATTCACCCGAGTCACTCGgcaccccgtccaaatatacaatGACTCATATAACATAACGCGAACCTACtggaggcctcaaaacacacataacaacatcgaaacgacgaatcacaccttaattcaaaatcaatgaactttgaaatttcaaacttccacaactgatgtcgaaacctatcaaatcatatccgattgatctcaaattttgcacacaagtcacctTTGACATTAcggatctgctcccatttccggaatcagaatccgacccccgATATCaccactcttggtcaaacttttcaaaatttcaactttcgccatttcaagcataattctacTACCGACCTCGaaatcacaatccgaacacgctactaattccaaaatcacccaacttagcgaacgaaaccatcaaaattccaatctgaggtcaaatactaaaaagtcaaacttggtcaatttttccaatttattgcttcctagttgagaaccattcttccaaatcaatttcgaataacatgaaaaccaaaactgacgattcacataagtcataatacatcatacggagctactcatacccgtaaactactgagcgaagtgcaaatgctcaaaacgatcgatcggatcgttacactcCCGTACCTTTTTAATTCTTTAACTCGTCTAATTGGAAATGTCACCTGTCACCTTGTTAATAGTTCACGTGTTATGCCCTATCACTTTAATGTTAGTCCAAGTGTCAGGTCTTTTTTCAACCGATACACAGAGAGTTTCGTCGAAATTgtcaaaattaaatattttgggtGGCCAATAACTGAGGAATAAAAGAAATTTGCATTTAGAGGGAACAAAAGGTTTAAAACGTGTCATAATGAACCCTTTCTGATGCAATTATTATACAGGTAGAAGTgaatactttttttatttttaaattgtggtAATAATAGTGTAGTGCGAAAGGTGCAAGGACTGTCACTATCAATTAGCATCGAGCGACATACGCGTCAGGAAAATATTTCGAACTAACTTAGGGTTATTGACTACGTTTATACGAACAACAAAATGGCATATCCAAAACAACATTATCATAAAGAGGAAAAAAACTATCTTTAACTGTATCGAAAAAAACTTGCTTCTTCTGATTTATATAAGAGCACAAGTTTCAGAACCATACCAGCATTTTCCACCAAACCTTTCACTCAAAAAGCCCCAGAAAAAGTATTAAGTACAACGTTTGCAGTGGATTTACGCAATCTCAACTTTCTGCCTTCTAATTACGTAGTATTTTTAAGTTGATTATTGCATTTACGATGATTGGGAATCTTAGTTATTACCTCTCCGAGCACCCTACTATTGTAAATTTTCGTTGGTCTCACAGCCAATCATGGGGCAACACGTGGTCTTTCCTCTTCACCTCCATCGCAGCTTATATTGTCTTCTCCCTCTTTCTCCACCTCCTCCTTATCCTTCTCTTCCGCCACCGCCGTCCTCTCCCTCTCGGCCCAATCCCCGCCGTCCACTCCCTCTCCATGGTCCTAATCTCCCTCACCATCTTCACTGGAATCCTCCTCTCCGCCGCTGCTGAAATCCGCGACACCCGGTGGTTCTGGCGCCGTTACAAGACCACCCCATTTCAGTGGCTCCTTTGTTTTCCTCTTGGCACGCGCCCTTCTGGCCGCGTGTTCTTCTGGTCCtatatcttttatctttctcgTTTTCTCCATATTCTACGTACTTTCTTTACCATACTCCAACGTCGAAAACTCTCCGTTTTTCAACTATTTAATAACTCCATTCTCATATTTATGTCCTTCCTTTGGCTAGAATTCTCGCAGTCTTTTCAAGTGCTAGCGATACTATTAACGACGTTATCATATTCTATGGTGTATGGATACAGATTTTGGACGGCGATTGGATTGCCAAGCGCGTGCTTCCCATTTGTCGCAGGCTGTCAGATTGTGTTGCTGGGATGTAACATTGTATGTCATGTTGGGGTGCTGTTGCTTCATTTCATGAAACGTGGTGGGTGTAACGGAATTGGGGCATGGGTTTTCAACTCTGTCCTCAACGCTGCCATTCTTTTCTTGTTCCTCAACTTCTATGTCAACATGCACTTACGCAATAGAAAGGTCAAAGCGCCTGAAAACTTGAACTCTGCCAAGAGCAAGGATAATTGATGAGGTCCAGCCCCAACCCCCCAACCCAACCAGCCTTTAactctcttcttttctttacaAAAATTTTTGCAATAAAGTTTTGTCAGTAGGATTGTAAATTCTGTTAAAAGTACTTTACTAATACGAGCGTATATGTATAGTTGTATACTATAGTTGATACTATTAGAAGTGAAAAACTCTGCTGTTAAAGCTATTACAGTAACTTTTTCTTCAGTTCTCCAACTTTCCCGCtgacttcaaaaaataaaaatcacagctTTACCACTGGTAACTAAATCAATTAAACTTTCTCTAAATGTTAGATGAATACGCACATCTATTAACTTAGCTGATTGTAATTGGCCTTGATGATTAAGGGCCTTTAAAAGTCAGAATTCGCAGCCAATGATTGAACTAGTGAAATTTCAGACGGAATCATGACAAAGCCATTTCACAGGGTTAATTTGCTTTCCCTTTCATTTCTGTttacttttcaaaaaattaatcACTCATTATTTTGTTCACGTTTATGATAATTAGTTGAGTGTCATTTTAGGAGGGGCAACTTGAGGTTGAGGACTAATATCAAGTTCTTAATTAGCTATGTGCCGGTCGAACATGAATTTTTATAAGGTTATAAGTGGGAATATCTTGGACGTAGAGATAGAGCTAAAACCCTCCAACTGCATAAAGTAATAAATTACCCTATCTCTTTATTTACGTGAAAGAGAAGCGCAATCAGATGACATTATCTTCTCTAAGGCCAAGTGGCCCTTTGTCAGGCAATATTGTATGATATATGATATAATACGTTCTCTGGCTATAATGAAGTTTGTAAtaatttatttgaaagttttataTGCACTTCATTCGCTCCTCTATATGGTTTAACATATTACTATATCACACATTCAGatcttcttttatattttcaaaaactctaaaagTAATTTTTGTTATGATTAATATCAGATTATGGTGGATgcctactcttcttccatgatcttcatctaaaatgcttaatgacatattcaatgacataatttgtatgttcaatgacatattccatgacatattttcttcacttttttgcctatataaaggccttgtaatagataggaaaacacacacaattgaagaagaaaatctcttcattctctctatctctatttcttgttcatgttttactaaattacttttatttcataacacgttatcagcacgaagctctaattttattcttaactccagctaagttgagccatattttattgagaatatgaaaattccacagttttcagttggactcaagattaataaagatgatatatgtcttctggatagtgctacaacacacacactattttaaaagataagagatatttctcttatttggtaatgaaagaagcgaatgttaatacaatatccggtagtacaagattaattgaaggttctggaagagccaatttattactaccaggaggaacaaatttggctattgatgaagcactatattgtagtaaatctcaaagaaacttattaagtttcaaagatattcgccaaaatggctatcatattgagactacaaatgatgaaaagattgaatatctttatattactacaataacgtccggtaagaaatatgtgcttgaaatgttacccgctttttcctccggcttatactacacaagtattagcaggattgaaacacatgccgtagtaaacaagaagtttactaatcaagataattttattatttggcatgaccggttgggccatcctggttctaatatgatgcgtaaaataattgagaattcacatggacatgcaatgaagaatcagaaaattcttcaatttaaggaattctcttgtgctgcatgttctcaaggaaaattaattattagaccatcaactattaaagttaggatggaatcccctgcatttctggaacgtatacaaggtgatatatgtgggctcattcaccctccatgtaaaccattcaaatattatatggttttgatagatgcatctacaagatggtcacatgtgtgcttactatcaactcgcaatatggcatttgcgagattgttggctcaaataataaagctaagagcacaatttccagattatgcaattaagacaatccgtcttgataatgctggtgagtttacatcccaagcctttaatgattattgtatttcaactgggataacaattgagcatccggttgctcatg
Proteins encoded in this region:
- the LOC107777462 gene encoding fatty acid elongase 3-like — translated: MIGNLSYYLSEHPTIVNFRWSHSQSWGNTWSFLFTSIAAYIVFSLFLHLLLILLFRHRRPLPLGPIPAVHSLSMVLISLTIFTGILLSAAAEIRDTRWFWRRYKTTPFQWLLCFPLGTRPSGRVFFWSYIFYLSRFLHILRTFFTILQRRKLSVFQLFNNSILIFMSFLWLEFSQSFQVLAILLTTLSYSMVYGYRFWTAIGLPSACFPFVAGCQIVLLGCNIVCHVGVLLLHFMKRGGCNGIGAWVFNSVLNAAILFLFLNFYVNMHLRNRKVKAPENLNSAKSKDN